DNA from Streptomyces luteogriseus:
CCGGCAGCCGGGCCCGCAGCTCGCCCCGGACGGCGAGCTCCTCGCCCTCCCTGGAGTCCACGCCGATCACCGCCACGTCCGGCCGGTACACGAGCGCCCGGGCGAGGACGTCGCCGTTGCCGTCGGCCTCGGCGACGACCTCGATGTCGTCCTCCCGTGACAGCAGGGCGGCGAAGGCTCCCCGCACGAGACGGGTCTGCTCGACGAGAAGAACACGGATCACTGTCCCTCCCATGCGCCGTACGCGGGCCACAGGGCCGCCTTGATCGGATTATCGCCGCACCTCGCGGATATGGCAGTCCGAGTGGTGGGGTGTGGGGGCCCGGCGTACGGTCGAACGGTGGACACCGCAGGCAGCAGCCCGCAGCCGGCTTCACCACAGGCGACCACCACCAGGGAATCCGGTGGTGGCGGAAACACGATGGCGCTGCTGGTCATCGCCTCCTGCCAGTTGATGGTGGTCCTCGACATCACCATCGTGAACATCGCGCTGCCGCACATCCAGAGCTCCCTGGAGTTCTCCACCACGAGCCTGTCCTGGGTGGTGAACGCCTACACCCTCACCTTCGGCGGCCTGCTGCTGCTCGGCGGCCGGGCCGGAGACATCCTGGGGCGGCGGCGGGTCTTCGTCTTCGGCGTGCTGCTCTTCGTGCTCGCCTCCCTGCTCGGCGGATTCGCCCAGAACGCCGGTCAACTCCTCGGCGCCCGCGCCCTGCAGGGCGTCGGCGGCGCCATCGCCTCCCCGACCTCCCTCGCCCTGATCAGCACCACCTTCCGCGAGGGGCCGGAACGCAACCGTGCCTTCGGGGTCTTCGCCGCGGTCTCGGCCGGCGGCGGCGCGATCGGCCTGCTGGCCGGCGGCATGCTGGTGGAGTGGCTGAACTGGCGGTGGGTGCTGTTCGTCAACGTGCCCATCGGCCTGCTCATCGTGCTCGCCACGCCGCGCTTCATCAGGGAGTCCGAACGCCACCCCGGGCGCTTCGACATCATCGGCGCGCTGACCTCCACCGCGGGCATGGTCCTGCTCGTCTACGGCTTCATCAGAGCCGCGCAGGACGGCTGGCGGGATCCCCTGACCCTCGCCTCGTTCGCCGGGGCGGTCATCGTCCTGGCGGCCTTCATCCTGATCGAGCGGCGTTCGAAACAGCCCATCACGCCGCTGCACATGTTCGCCGACCGCAACCGCGCGGGCACCTACGGCATCATGCTGTGCCTGGCCGCCGCCATCTTCGGCATGTTCTTCTTCCTCACGCTCTTCGTGCAGAACGTGCTCGGATTCAGCCCGCTCGCGGCCGGACTGGCCTTCCTGCCGGTCAGCGCGGTCATCGCCGTCGGCGCCGGACTGGCCTCACGGTTCCTGCCGGTCTACGGGCCCAAGCCGTTCATGGTGGTCGGCGCGATCCTGGCGGCGGCGGGCCTGGCCTGGCTGACCCTGACCGACGTTCACTCCACCTACGCGGGCAGCGTCCTCGGCCCGATGCTCGTCTTCAGCCTGGGCATGGGCATGGAGTTCGTGTCCCTGACCCTCATGGCGCTGTCCAACGTGCCCACCCCGGAGACCGGGGCGGCCTCGGGACTCCTGAACGCCACCCAGCAGGTCGGCGGCTCCCTGGGCCTGTCCATCCTGGTCACGATGTACGGCACGGCCAGCACCAACGAGGCGGACAAGCAGGTCCCGGACTTCCTCCAGCAGGCGACCCCGGCCGAACGCATCCGGTTCGAACGCACCGGGCAACTGCCCAAACCCTGGTCCGACGAGATCCTCACCGCCGGAGTGTCGGCCGCCTTCGTCATGGCGGCGATCTTCACCGCGGTCGCCGCGCTGATCGCGCTGGTCGTCATCCAGGTCCGCCCTTCCGACCTGGAACGCCTCAAGGGAGGAGCGGGCCCCGGCCCGATGTGAGGCCCGCCCCCGAACCCCTGGCGCCCGCTACACGCCGATCCGCGCCGCGATGACCGGCGCCAGCCGGTCGGCGATGACCCGGTGCCCCCGGTCGTTGGGGTGTACCGAGTCCGTCAGATCGCCCGACCCGAGCCAGCCGGTCGTGTCCACGAAGGAGACCCGCGTGTCACCCCCGGCGACGGCGGCCTTCATCGCGGCCTCGGTCTGCGGGACGAACCGCCCGCGGAACGTCTCCAACGCGAAGATCCAGGCCTGCGGATACGCGGCCCGCACCTTGCGCAGCAGACTGCTGTACGCCGACTGGAACTGCGCCGGACTCACGCCGTGACCGACGTCGTTGGTGCCGAGGTTGACGACGACCGCGTCGGCCCGGTAGCGGGAGAAGTTCCAGTCGGGCGTCGCCGCGTTCGGGTTGAGCTTGGTGAACTGCCGCTCCAGCCCCACGCATCCGTCCGCCGCGGCCACCAGGCACGCCCCGCCCTGCGCGATCTGCGTGTGCTCGACGCCGAGCCGTTCCCCGATCAGCCAGCCGTACGCGGTGCGGGTGTTCTGCGAGCTCGTCGTGCCCACGGTGATCGAGTCGCCGACGAACTCGACCGTCCTGGCCGGGGCCGGTGGTGCGAACGTCGTCGCGCCGCTGTCCAGGACCAGGCCCTGGAAGACGGCGTCGCCCTTGTACGACCCGGCCACCACCTGGTAGTTGACCTGGAGCGTGTGATTGCCGGGGGAGAGCGCCGACGGGGTCAGGTTCACCGTTCCCTTGACGTCGTCGTAGAACTTCACGGGGCCGTTGTCGATCCGCGCCCACAGGTCGATCGTGCCGCGTTGCTTCAGTTTGACCGTCCGGCCGGTGAAGCCGGCGCGGTAGTACGCGCCCGCCCAGTACGGGGTGTAGGCGGTGGAGGAGCTGGTCGTGTCCCAGCGGCCGACGAACTTGATGTTCGGGTCGCCGGGCTGCCCGGGGGCGGCCGTCTTCACCGTGGCGGCGCCGCCGAGCCGAGCGCGGACGACCGGGGCCAGCCGCTCGGCGAACCTGGTGTGCCCCGCTTCGTTCGGATGCCCGTTGCCGTCCTCGTAGTGGGTGCCGTCGGTGAGCCAGCCGGAGGTGTCGACGTAGTGCACCCGTGCGTCACCGGCGCTGTTGCGCGCACCGACGGCGGCCCTGGTCTCGGTGACGTAGCGCTTCTTCAGCGTCTGCACCGCGAACAGGTGCGCCGTGGGGTACTTGGCGCGTACGTCGCGCAGGAACGTGGTGTAGGCGGACTGGAAGGCGGCCCCGGACACGCCGTGCCCGATGTCGTTGGTGCCGAGGTTGATGACGACCGCGTCGGCCCGGTACCGGGAGAAGTCCCAGTTCGTGCCGCCCGTGCTCGCCGTCTTGAAGAACTGTCCGCTCAGACCGGCGCACCCCGACTGCGCGACGAGGCAGTACCCGGACCGGGCGATCTGTGTGTGCCGCATGCCCAGCCGCTCGCCGGTCTTCCAGGCATAGGAGTCCAGCGCCAGCCGGTCGGTGAGGGCCCCGGCCGTGATGGAGTCGCCGACGAACTCCACCAGCCCGGTCGGGGCGCTCGCGGCGACGGTCCGGGCCCCCGAGTCCAGGACCAGGCCCTGGAAGACGGTGTCGCCGGAGCGGTAGGTCAGACGCAGGGTGTGGGTACCGGGTGACAGCGGCCGGGGAGTGAGGTTCACCGTGCCGCGCACACCCGCGTGGAACACGTCGGGGCCGCCGTCGATGCTCGCATAGAGGTTGACCGCGTTCCTGGCCCTGACCTTGACCGTGGTGCCCGTGAAGCCGGTCTCCAGGTAGGCGCCGGTCCAGTTCGGCACGGCCGCGGTGCCCGCGGAGGTGTCCCAGCGTCCGACGTACGCGATGTGGGGATCGGACACCGAGCCGTCACCGGGCGCGGCATGCGCGGGCGAGCCGCCGGCCCAGGACAGCAGGCACGCCATGAGGACGGCCGCGACGAGGGCCGGCAGGGCGCGTCTCGGGGAGATGTGGGGGGAGGTCTGCACGGGATTCCCTTCACGTGGGGGTGGTCTGGGAGCGCTCCCATAGGCAGCTTCTCGAGGGAAGCAGTGAAACGGTTCAACGTCAAGTGGTCCGTCATGCAAGGAAGTTGAGAGCCGAACTTCCCGGTGTGACGCAGGGGTGCTGCTCCATACGGCCGGGCGGCGGGTGTCCACGGCGCTTCTGTCGGGTGAATCTGGGGCCGCCGGCGCCCGGAACCCCCTCGGTGGCGGAACTGTCACAGGGTGAGCGAAGGAGGAGGACCCGCACACCGGCTCGGGCGCGTGCTGCGCGGTGGGCTCGGTGTCCGCCGAGCCCTGCACCGGCGCCGGCTGATGCGGCAGGGTTACGACCGGACCAGAACCTGGCGGGTCCACAAGAGCGGCGCATACGCGGCGCTGCTGGTGCTGACCTTCATCGGGGCGCTGCTCCTGCTGTTCCTGGCCGTCACGGCCCTCATCACCCTGCCGCAGGAGAAGAGCTTCGAATCGCCGGTCCGGTGGATCGACCAGCAGTGCAAGGCGGACAATTTCAGCTGCGCCGTCCTGCAGTCGCTCTTCATGCCGTTCCTCACCCTCGCCCTGGCCACCGTCACCTACCTCTTCTTCCGCTTCCGCCATGTGCGCCGGGCCTATGTGCGCAAGGCCCTGGAGGACCCGCACGAGCTCGTGGAGACCGCGGGCGGCATCTTCGGCCGGGTCGTCGGCCGCGACCAGCTCTGCGCCGTCCTCATGGAGGATCTGCGTGACCGCCGCTTCCGCCGCACGCACGTCGTCGTCGGCGGCATCGGCACCGGCAAGACGGCGCTGGTGGTGCTGCTGACCCAGCGGCTCGCCGAGCGGGGGGCGGTGCCCGTGCCGCTGCGGCTGCGCGCCGCCGACAAGGACCTGGACTTCCGCGAGCTGGCCTTCGAGCGCTTCTGCCGGGAGGTGCAGGGCACCATCCGGTCCGGTGCGGAAGCGGAGAAGGTGTGGCGGCGGCTGAGCCAGCAGGGCCGGATCGTGGTGCTGGCGGACGGCCTGGACGAGGCCCTCACCACCTCGGACCTGACGGAGGAGCGCGACACCATCATCCGGCTGGCCATCCGCCGCGCCAACGAGGAGGGCCTGCCGCTGATCATCACCTCCCGCCCGCACGACTCGCTGCGTGGCATGGAGGCCTCCCTCACCGAACTGGAGCCGCTCAGCGAGGAGGCCGCCCTCACCTACATTTCGTCCGGAGGCGCCGGGGAGGACCGGCAGCGGCTGGACTGGATCGTCGAGCGGGCCGGCATCGCGGAGGCTCCGACCTATCTGGAGATCGCCGCCGAACTGCACGAGCAGGGACTGCTGGAGCGCGCCCTCGGCGTCCCCACCGAGGAGGAGGCGGTGGAGACCCGCGGCGGCGACCGGGCGTCCCTGCGCTTCCATCTGTTCGAGACCTGGCTCAGCGCCCTCATCAACGGCCGCTTCCAGCCGCATCTGCCGCTCTCCCCGGAGGAGCGCCGCTCGACCGTCCACTACCTGTCCGCGCTGGCGTGCGTGGGACTCGCCCTCGACACCTCAGAGGTGCGGTTCGCCGACGTCGTCGACGAGCAGGACCCGGACCGCTCCCGCTTTCCCGAGATCGTCCGGGAACTGGCCCACCGGGTCGGCGACAGCGGCATCGACCTGAGGCTCGCCGCCCACTGGGGCGCCCGCATGGAGCTGGTCGAGCTCGGCGGGGACCGCGTCCGCTTCCAGCACAGCGTCATCCAGGCCCAGCTGGGGGCCCGCTTCCTCAGCGCGGTGATCCACCCCGGTGTCCCGGCCGAACCGCGGGAGGGCTCCTTCTTCCCGGCGGCCCTGCAGAGCCCGGGCCGGGAACTGCTCATCGCGATGGTGCTGCACTCCCGGCTGCCCGACGGCGCGTGCATCCACGACGAGCCGGGCGCGGAGGGCCCGGACGGGGCATGCTGGTGCCCGGTGAGCGCCGCCCGCGACCTGCTGATGGAGGCCGCCTGCCATGCTCAGACGGTTCGCGCCTCCGGACACGACAACGACGACAGGCAGGAGGCGCGTCCCCTCTTCGGCCGCACCCTGCACAGCAAGGCCCTGGAGCTGTACGCGGCGGCCCTGGAGATCGACAGCGTCGACGCCGAGCCGGAGCAGCATCTGATCGCCATGCGGCTGTGCACGTCCTGGCCGGAGCTGCGGGCCCGCGACCCGCACACCCTGCAGACCGCGAAGGCCCTGCTCGTGGCCCGGTTCGGAGAGGCCATGCGCGGGGTCGCCCAGCGCCGGACGCTGCGGCCGGCCTACCTGGAACTGTTCGAGATCGCACGCCTGGAGCCTTCGTACGCCGTCCGTCTCGCCATCGCACAGGAGATCGGCGCCGGTGGCGACCTCGCCTTCGAGGCA
Protein-coding regions in this window:
- a CDS encoding MFS transporter; amino-acid sequence: MALLVIASCQLMVVLDITIVNIALPHIQSSLEFSTTSLSWVVNAYTLTFGGLLLLGGRAGDILGRRRVFVFGVLLFVLASLLGGFAQNAGQLLGARALQGVGGAIASPTSLALISTTFREGPERNRAFGVFAAVSAGGGAIGLLAGGMLVEWLNWRWVLFVNVPIGLLIVLATPRFIRESERHPGRFDIIGALTSTAGMVLLVYGFIRAAQDGWRDPLTLASFAGAVIVLAAFILIERRSKQPITPLHMFADRNRAGTYGIMLCLAAAIFGMFFFLTLFVQNVLGFSPLAAGLAFLPVSAVIAVGAGLASRFLPVYGPKPFMVVGAILAAAGLAWLTLTDVHSTYAGSVLGPMLVFSLGMGMEFVSLTLMALSNVPTPETGAASGLLNATQQVGGSLGLSILVTMYGTASTNEADKQVPDFLQQATPAERIRFERTGQLPKPWSDEILTAGVSAAFVMAAIFTAVAALIALVVIQVRPSDLERLKGGAGPGPM
- a CDS encoding GDSL-type esterase/lipase family protein, encoding MQTSPHISPRRALPALVAAVLMACLLSWAGGSPAHAAPGDGSVSDPHIAYVGRWDTSAGTAAVPNWTGAYLETGFTGTTVKVRARNAVNLYASIDGGPDVFHAGVRGTVNLTPRPLSPGTHTLRLTYRSGDTVFQGLVLDSGARTVAASAPTGLVEFVGDSITAGALTDRLALDSYAWKTGERLGMRHTQIARSGYCLVAQSGCAGLSGQFFKTASTGGTNWDFSRYRADAVVINLGTNDIGHGVSGAAFQSAYTTFLRDVRAKYPTAHLFAVQTLKKRYVTETRAAVGARNSAGDARVHYVDTSGWLTDGTHYEDGNGHPNEAGHTRFAERLAPVVRARLGGAATVKTAAPGQPGDPNIKFVGRWDTTSSSTAYTPYWAGAYYRAGFTGRTVKLKQRGTIDLWARIDNGPVKFYDDVKGTVNLTPSALSPGNHTLQVNYQVVAGSYKGDAVFQGLVLDSGATTFAPPAPARTVEFVGDSITVGTTSSQNTRTAYGWLIGERLGVEHTQIAQGGACLVAAADGCVGLERQFTKLNPNAATPDWNFSRYRADAVVVNLGTNDVGHGVSPAQFQSAYSSLLRKVRAAYPQAWIFALETFRGRFVPQTEAAMKAAVAGGDTRVSFVDTTGWLGSGDLTDSVHPNDRGHRVIADRLAPVIAARIGV
- a CDS encoding NACHT domain-containing protein, which produces MSEGGGPAHRLGRVLRGGLGVRRALHRRRLMRQGYDRTRTWRVHKSGAYAALLVLTFIGALLLLFLAVTALITLPQEKSFESPVRWIDQQCKADNFSCAVLQSLFMPFLTLALATVTYLFFRFRHVRRAYVRKALEDPHELVETAGGIFGRVVGRDQLCAVLMEDLRDRRFRRTHVVVGGIGTGKTALVVLLTQRLAERGAVPVPLRLRAADKDLDFRELAFERFCREVQGTIRSGAEAEKVWRRLSQQGRIVVLADGLDEALTTSDLTEERDTIIRLAIRRANEEGLPLIITSRPHDSLRGMEASLTELEPLSEEAALTYISSGGAGEDRQRLDWIVERAGIAEAPTYLEIAAELHEQGLLERALGVPTEEEAVETRGGDRASLRFHLFETWLSALINGRFQPHLPLSPEERRSTVHYLSALACVGLALDTSEVRFADVVDEQDPDRSRFPEIVRELAHRVGDSGIDLRLAAHWGARMELVELGGDRVRFQHSVIQAQLGARFLSAVIHPGVPAEPREGSFFPAALQSPGRELLIAMVLHSRLPDGACIHDEPGAEGPDGACWCPVSAARDLLMEAACHAQTVRASGHDNDDRQEARPLFGRTLHSKALELYAAALEIDSVDAEPEQHLIAMRLCTSWPELRARDPHTLQTAKALLVARFGEAMRGVAQRRTLRPAYLELFEIARLEPSYAVRLAIAQEIGAGGDLAFEALQPRLRGPLVVEGQRVQREPDCTEKLWGGQQPEVVGERESRRRRQDEGQVARMKRELKEREQQRRRERRREREDREAEERQWRDNTLCAWLIPLLVGSVTTHRHQDTPYAFLESWVRRVGIPEDSPDAHAALDLNVEVALAQGFKYAANRRHRHPHARSEAREYLSEQAWDMLKRTRFWFTRLTLLHALTLWDLPDGATNSQSSHGHGSDPAQQVRQWLARPDGEPEHPFVTAAGKLCVWALETRRPERFLWVDESGVAAHVGSQTCRGEFRKHNLWIPPSTGWSALHPSAQQLLADVLLLLNLAERGDWPTDRIRRLQHTARPDLPPCLTLDRTPLEPGRTAVRTASSQAGSNCRDDCAFELCPYPPKGLDGQRVELGEAFCRAQSTLLSHSRAGLRPRAPWQRRTTITELRRFWESMGHRAQHNARPR